A stretch of Arthrobacter sunyaminii DNA encodes these proteins:
- a CDS encoding ribokinase, with protein sequence MSAGKVVVVGSLNADLTVRTDRFPQPGETLNGSELVIVPGGKSANQAAAAAILGADVRLFGAVGADGHGDLLLKAAAAAGVDASRVLRRTDTATGTAMIVVDAAGENTIIVSPGANGTVTGAELPENLFDDAAVLTLSLEVPLDAVTAAACAGHDAGAQVLLNLSPYREVPAELLALTDVLLLNTHEAALVTGLTDPAADWEAVIAVLGQLGVRRTIITLGGDGAVVLDGTAQGADRVVSVAPTRVTAVDTTGCGDAFTAATAARLAAGDSLVEAATFAARAGALAATREGAQSSYSALAELAG encoded by the coding sequence ATGTCCGCCGGAAAAGTTGTAGTTGTAGGGTCGCTCAACGCCGACCTAACCGTCCGCACCGACCGCTTCCCGCAGCCCGGGGAAACCCTCAACGGCTCGGAACTGGTCATTGTTCCAGGCGGAAAGAGCGCCAACCAGGCTGCTGCAGCGGCCATCCTGGGTGCCGACGTTCGACTGTTCGGCGCCGTGGGAGCCGACGGACACGGGGATCTGCTGCTGAAGGCCGCGGCTGCTGCCGGTGTTGACGCCTCCCGCGTCCTGCGCCGCACGGACACGGCAACCGGGACGGCCATGATTGTGGTGGATGCAGCCGGGGAAAACACCATCATCGTTTCCCCGGGCGCCAACGGCACCGTCACCGGCGCTGAGCTGCCGGAGAACCTGTTCGACGACGCCGCAGTCCTTACGCTGAGCCTGGAGGTTCCGCTTGACGCGGTCACTGCCGCGGCATGCGCGGGGCACGACGCCGGCGCGCAGGTCCTGCTGAACCTCTCCCCGTACCGGGAGGTTCCGGCCGAGCTGCTCGCACTCACCGATGTCCTGCTGCTCAACACCCACGAAGCGGCGCTGGTCACCGGTCTTACTGATCCGGCCGCCGACTGGGAAGCGGTCATCGCTGTCCTGGGACAGCTCGGCGTGCGGCGCACCATCATCACGCTCGGCGGGGACGGCGCCGTCGTGCTGGACGGCACAGCCCAGGGAGCGGATCGAGTGGTCTCCGTGGCACCCACCCGTGTCACCGCAGTGGACACCACCGGCTGCGGCGATGCTTTCACCGCGGCTACCGCAGCGCGGCTTGCCGCCGGGGATTCGCTGGTGGAGGCTGCGACTTTCGCAGCTCGGGCCGGTGCATTGGCCGCCACCCGCGAGGGTGCGCAGTCCTCCTACTCGGCACTGGCTGAGCTGGCGGGCTAA